From Gemmatimonadota bacterium, the proteins below share one genomic window:
- a CDS encoding aldo/keto reductase — protein sequence MAQDTLREVTTDTVPHRVLGKTGEQVPILGYGSAPGGMGLSDEDAIALCHKVIDLGVTYIDTAPGYGRAHVQLGQVMAERRDEVFLVTKTAADEAEQALKILENGLKDLQTDHVDLVYVHSMGRRDVDRVLAPDGALAGLREAQRRGWTRFIGVTAHNAPWRTARVLREADIDVVMLAINLADRYTYNFENEVLPLAYEQNVGVAAMKVYGGAQGMTYQTPRTSALAAHGPHDHETALRYALGLPGVCTAVIGMFSEAELVQNLEWARRFTPLNAADGIALEALGREIAADWGPHYGAVE from the coding sequence ATGGCGCAGGATACTTTACGAGAGGTTACGACGGATACGGTCCCCCATAGAGTCCTGGGCAAGACCGGAGAGCAGGTACCCATTCTGGGTTATGGATCTGCCCCCGGTGGGATGGGGCTTTCAGATGAGGACGCTATTGCGCTTTGCCATAAGGTGATTGATCTGGGGGTGACGTATATCGATACAGCGCCCGGATATGGTCGGGCGCATGTTCAACTGGGGCAGGTGATGGCGGAGCGGCGAGATGAGGTGTTTTTGGTGACCAAGACAGCGGCGGATGAAGCGGAACAAGCTCTGAAGATATTGGAGAATGGGCTGAAAGATTTGCAGACGGATCACGTGGATCTGGTTTACGTGCATTCGATGGGCCGTAGAGATGTAGATCGGGTGCTGGCTCCCGATGGTGCGCTGGCAGGGTTGCGGGAAGCCCAGCGGCGGGGCTGGACGCGATTTATAGGGGTGACAGCGCACAATGCACCCTGGAGGACCGCTCGTGTGTTGCGGGAGGCGGATATAGATGTGGTGATGCTCGCCATAAATCTCGCTGATCGCTATACTTATAATTTTGAGAATGAAGTGTTGCCTCTGGCGTATGAGCAGAATGTGGGCGTGGCGGCAATGAAGGTTTACGGCGGGGCGCAGGGTATGACGTATCAAACGCCCAGGACTTCGGCTTTGGCCGCGCATGGGCCACACGATCACGAGACAGCATTGCGTTACGCGCTGGGATTGCCCGGTGTTTGCACGGCTGTGATCGGCATGTTTTCGGAGGCTGAGCTCGTGCAGAATCTGGAGTGGGCGCGGCGATTTACGCCGCTGAATGCAGCAGATGGTATTGCTCTTGAGGCTCTTGGTCGAGAGATTGCGGCGGATTGGGG